The following proteins come from a genomic window of Coriobacteriia bacterium:
- a CDS encoding transcriptional repressor has product MPHDSSRSLVRTAYAGRRVTAPRRTIASAVVGFQGAFTVDELATRVRHVDSASGATATVYRAVSAMEASGFVARVGERDGHALFARCTAPSHHHHIVCDSCGHVAHTACPLDSTLRSAAESGFVITRHEVTMYGLCPQCTARQGS; this is encoded by the coding sequence GTGCCGCACGATTCCAGTCGCAGCCTAGTGCGCACCGCCTACGCCGGTCGGCGGGTGACAGCGCCGCGCCGCACCATCGCGAGCGCCGTCGTCGGGTTTCAGGGCGCCTTCACGGTTGACGAGTTGGCAACTCGGGTACGTCACGTCGATTCCGCCTCAGGAGCGACCGCCACGGTCTATCGGGCCGTGTCGGCGATGGAGGCCAGCGGCTTTGTCGCACGCGTCGGCGAGCGAGACGGTCATGCGCTGTTCGCCCGCTGCACGGCTCCGTCACACCATCACCACATCGTCTGTGACTCATGCGGACACGTCGCCCACACCGCGTGCCCCCTCGATAGCACCCTGAGAAGCGCTGCCGAGTCGGGCTTCGTCATCACGCGTCATGAAGTGACGATGTACGGGCTGTGCCCCCAGTGCACGGCGAGACAGGGGTCGTAG
- a CDS encoding energy-coupling factor ABC transporter permease: protein MSHLHIPDGVLPLWLWGLGWLVAIVAVVAAGVIAERADIRRRVPLLAVVSALMLVAMSSEIIPIAYHVNLTVIGGVLLGPVLSIIAAFIVEVVLALLGHGGVTVLGLNTVVIAAEMLLGWALFRGLIAIFGRARVRPVAFVATVLALAATTTMLVGIVALGGVGASARESGALDPSTLRFENPFAEGVFTLGLFAGGHEHEGEDHGGEDTGHEGEHAAEGEHEEAGHEAEHEHEAEHEALASDSHEEDAVRRFALVVYTLGPIGWVLEGLLTAWVLGYVSRVRPGLMWGGRWARSGGRPPGDEGTVN from the coding sequence ATGTCGCACCTGCACATCCCCGATGGCGTGCTGCCCCTGTGGCTGTGGGGACTGGGCTGGCTGGTGGCGATCGTTGCGGTCGTTGCCGCAGGGGTCATCGCCGAGCGTGCGGACATCAGGCGGCGTGTGCCCTTGCTGGCCGTTGTGTCCGCTTTGATGCTCGTGGCGATGTCGAGCGAGATCATCCCGATCGCCTATCACGTGAACCTCACCGTCATCGGTGGAGTCCTGCTTGGACCTGTGCTGAGCATCATCGCGGCATTCATCGTCGAAGTCGTCTTGGCCCTGCTGGGCCACGGCGGCGTGACGGTTCTCGGGCTGAACACGGTGGTGATCGCCGCCGAGATGCTGCTGGGCTGGGCGCTGTTCCGGGGACTGATAGCTATCTTCGGCCGCGCACGCGTGCGGCCGGTCGCCTTCGTCGCGACGGTTCTGGCCTTGGCTGCAACCACCACCATGCTCGTGGGCATCGTCGCCCTGGGCGGAGTCGGGGCATCGGCGCGCGAATCCGGAGCGCTCGACCCCTCTACGCTGAGGTTTGAGAACCCGTTCGCCGAAGGCGTGTTCACTTTGGGCCTGTTCGCCGGCGGCCACGAGCACGAGGGTGAGGACCACGGGGGCGAGGATACGGGGCACGAGGGTGAGCACGCAGCCGAGGGCGAGCACGAGGAGGCGGGGCACGAAGCCGAGCACGAACACGAGGCCGAGCACGAGGCGCTCGCATCCGATTCCCACGAAGAGGATGCCGTCAGACGCTTCGCCCTCGTCGTCTACACACTGGGCCCCATCGGGTGGGTGCTCGAAGGGCTGCTGACCGCCTGGGTGCTCGGCTACGTGTCTCGCGTGCGACCAGGCCTCATGTGGGGCGGTCGCTGGGCCCGTTCGGGCGGCAGGCCACCGGGCGACGAGGGGACGGTGAACTAG
- a CDS encoding energy-coupling factor transporter transmembrane component T, translated as MDVSAIDRSATSGTGPLRAASPRVKLAALGLVLAATLVSWNILVLAAIFLSLLAAALWGRVKLRLALGLAAYPAVFALVFAFASAPDLMTATVIVVKAVTSALAAVLVVLTTPYPQVFAPIQRVMPGIVGDALLMTYRAIFILAEKFSNLLRAIRLRAGLRGKSAVRSIRVTAAAVGGLLLYSVDLAQRDYDIMRIRGYEGALRITPFRSRSRKADVTLVIGSVVLLGASTAWRVESSALNPYSWIVVLPALAALGLTLLLRKGE; from the coding sequence GTGGACGTGAGCGCGATCGATCGCTCGGCCACCTCGGGCACCGGACCGCTCAGAGCCGCCAGTCCGCGCGTGAAGCTGGCCGCACTGGGGCTCGTGCTCGCAGCGACCCTCGTGAGCTGGAACATCCTCGTCCTGGCAGCGATCTTCCTCAGCCTGCTGGCTGCGGCGCTGTGGGGTCGCGTCAAACTGCGTCTGGCCCTTGGCCTGGCGGCGTACCCAGCGGTCTTTGCGCTCGTGTTCGCCTTCGCCTCGGCGCCGGACCTCATGACCGCCACCGTGATCGTTGTCAAAGCAGTCACCTCGGCGCTTGCGGCGGTTCTCGTGGTACTGACGACCCCGTACCCCCAGGTGTTCGCACCGATCCAGCGCGTCATGCCCGGAATCGTGGGCGATGCGCTGCTCATGACGTACCGCGCGATCTTCATCCTTGCCGAGAAGTTCTCCAATCTGCTGCGGGCGATCAGGCTCAGGGCGGGACTCCGCGGCAAGAGCGCCGTGCGCTCGATCCGCGTGACAGCGGCCGCCGTGGGCGGACTGCTGCTGTACTCGGTCGACCTCGCACAACGCGACTACGACATCATGCGCATCCGTGGCTACGAGGGCGCCCTGCGTATCACGCCCTTTCGCAGCCGGAGCCGCAAGGCCGATGTGACCTTGGTGATCGGCTCGGTCGTGCTGCTTGGAGCAAGCACCGCATGGCGCGTCGAATCCTCCGCGCTCAACCCCTACTCGTGGATCGTCGTACTACCGGCACTTGCTGCACTCGGGCTGACGCTACTGCTCCGAAAGGGAGAATGA
- a CDS encoding ABC transporter ATP-binding protein yields the protein MDHLHDHPAVSPDDIVRVSCIRHSYEDGTSVHLCGLDFVAARGARTVLLGPNGSGKTTMLYHILGLLRSREGSVRVFGEDPATEWAAIRRRIGVVLQNVDEQILAPTVIDDVAFSPRQYGLPEAEVMASAHRALKLLGIEALADRVPHNLSGGEKRKVALAGALVMEPELLVLDEPFEGLDPKAREELVALIRRMAAEQDVTVVMTTHDIDSVHELADYCYVLKPGGEIAIEGTPAEVFAHADDIARSNIRPPILADLFARLRDLDPSAPPPQLGVAEAASVLADWAARRDA from the coding sequence ATGGACCACCTCCACGACCACCCGGCTGTCTCACCTGACGACATCGTCCGGGTGAGCTGCATCCGTCACAGCTACGAAGATGGCACGAGTGTCCATCTGTGCGGGCTCGACTTCGTTGCGGCCCGAGGCGCCCGAACCGTGCTGCTCGGTCCGAACGGAAGCGGCAAGACGACGATGCTCTACCACATCCTCGGTCTGCTCCGGAGCCGCGAAGGATCCGTGCGAGTCTTCGGGGAAGATCCGGCCACCGAGTGGGCTGCGATCAGGCGCCGCATAGGAGTGGTGCTCCAGAACGTCGACGAACAGATACTGGCACCGACCGTCATCGACGACGTGGCGTTCTCCCCGCGCCAGTACGGGCTCCCCGAGGCGGAGGTCATGGCAAGCGCGCACCGAGCTTTGAAGCTGCTCGGAATCGAAGCGCTTGCGGACCGCGTGCCGCACAACCTGTCGGGCGGCGAGAAGCGCAAGGTCGCGCTCGCCGGCGCGCTTGTGATGGAGCCGGAGCTGCTCGTGCTCGATGAGCCCTTCGAGGGTCTCGACCCGAAGGCACGCGAGGAGCTGGTGGCCCTGATTCGGCGGATGGCAGCTGAGCAGGATGTCACGGTGGTCATGACGACCCACGACATCGACAGCGTCCACGAGCTTGCCGACTACTGCTACGTGCTCAAGCCGGGCGGCGAGATCGCCATCGAAGGCACGCCCGCGGAAGTCTTCGCGCACGCCGACGACATCGCGCGATCAAACATCCGGCCACCGATACTGGCCGATCTTTTCGCTCGGCTGAGGGATCTCGATCCTTCCGCTCCCCCGCCCCAGCTCGGGGTGGCGGAGGCGGCTTCGGTGCTGGCCGACTGGGCGGCCCGGCGCGACGCCTGA
- a CDS encoding FprA family A-type flavoprotein, translating to MNAVPVTDSIHWVGAIDWNLRDFHGFETPRGSTYNAYLAVGADKVALVDTVKVPFVPELLQRVASVVALDKIDYIVVNHVEPDHNGGLRLVMQACPNAKVVASAGGVRGVAEYHGSDLQLTAVGPDDSLDLGGLTLRFMPMPMVHWPDSMFTYCPEQFCLMPNDAFGQHLASSSRFADEVGLALAVEELITYYANILMPLGPQVAKAIEKVVAAGWVCKTIAPSHGVIWRERDIATLLDTYGRCTSGDTYDKLVVAYGTMWGSTDILAREIADGAIGVGCEVKLFDVASTPYAHITRHVFDGRALLLGSPTLHHGMLYRPAGYLQYLAGLKPKDKAVGAFGSYGWSSGATKQIAARFDEMGLEMPFGDFTCKYAPSADELAGARAWGEQFGRLVIERGKL from the coding sequence ATGAACGCTGTCCCCGTCACCGACTCGATCCACTGGGTTGGAGCTATCGACTGGAACCTGCGCGATTTCCATGGCTTCGAGACCCCGCGCGGTTCGACCTACAACGCCTACCTCGCGGTCGGGGCCGACAAGGTCGCGCTCGTGGACACGGTCAAGGTACCGTTCGTTCCTGAGTTGCTCCAGAGGGTCGCCAGTGTCGTTGCGCTCGACAAGATCGACTACATCGTGGTCAACCACGTCGAGCCTGATCACAACGGCGGCCTGCGCCTGGTGATGCAGGCGTGTCCCAACGCCAAGGTCGTGGCCAGCGCGGGTGGCGTCCGGGGTGTGGCCGAGTACCACGGCTCTGACCTCCAGCTCACGGCGGTGGGTCCGGACGACTCGCTCGATCTGGGGGGGCTGACGCTGCGGTTCATGCCGATGCCCATGGTGCATTGGCCCGACTCCATGTTCACGTACTGCCCTGAGCAGTTCTGCCTTATGCCCAACGACGCGTTCGGACAGCACCTGGCGTCGTCTTCTCGCTTCGCCGACGAGGTAGGCCTCGCACTGGCTGTCGAGGAACTCATCACCTACTACGCGAACATCCTCATGCCGCTCGGGCCCCAGGTAGCCAAGGCTATCGAGAAGGTCGTGGCGGCCGGCTGGGTGTGCAAGACGATCGCCCCGAGCCACGGAGTGATCTGGCGCGAGCGCGACATCGCGACCCTGCTGGACACGTACGGGCGATGCACCTCGGGCGACACCTACGACAAGCTCGTCGTCGCGTACGGGACGATGTGGGGGTCGACCGACATCCTGGCCCGCGAGATCGCCGACGGTGCGATCGGTGTCGGGTGTGAGGTCAAGTTGTTCGACGTGGCGTCGACACCTTACGCGCACATCACGAGGCACGTCTTCGACGGGCGGGCACTGCTGCTCGGTTCTCCGACGCTGCATCATGGGATGCTCTACCGGCCGGCGGGCTATCTGCAGTACCTTGCCGGCCTGAAGCCCAAGGACAAGGCGGTGGGTGCGTTCGGCTCGTACGGGTGGTCCAGTGGCGCGACGAAGCAGATTGCGGCTCGTTTCGACGAGATGGGGCTTGAGATGCCGTTCGGCGATTTCACCTGCAAGTACGCGCCGTCCGCTGACGAGCTCGCGGGCGCACGCGCCTGGGGGGAGCAGTTCGGACGACTGGTCATCGAGCGCGGCAAGCTCTAG
- a CDS encoding polyprenyl synthetase family protein, protein MTGFELHLKRSAKSIDAYLATFFIDGTHPDMARYLYGPLAAFSANAGKRHRPLICLLACEAVGGDPDKARASAAAVEHFHTAALIHDDIEDSSLTRRGEPCLHVREGDGLAINAGDLALSLVTGAVVHDPALDDATKLRVLQELVDMTTRTIEGQALDIGWARDGRFDLTIDDYLLMANHKTAYYSGAVPLAIGAIVGGGSPTQVEALRAFGMAAGLAFQIQDDTLNLVGKRESVGKDFRSDITEGKRTLVAIHALQNSPDRDRLLAILSARETDEGVLEEAVSIMRGAGSVDYANDYARNLVLAAQRDLDAALSKSRAKGLLLSMADFFIKRAS, encoded by the coding sequence ATGACGGGGTTCGAACTACATCTGAAGCGCAGCGCGAAGAGCATCGATGCGTATCTCGCCACGTTCTTCATCGACGGGACGCACCCCGACATGGCGCGCTACCTCTACGGCCCGCTGGCCGCCTTCAGCGCGAACGCCGGCAAGCGCCACAGGCCCCTGATCTGTCTGCTCGCCTGTGAAGCGGTCGGCGGAGACCCCGACAAGGCGCGCGCCTCCGCGGCTGCCGTCGAGCACTTTCACACCGCCGCCCTGATCCACGATGACATCGAGGACTCTTCGCTCACCCGGCGCGGCGAGCCGTGTCTGCATGTGCGCGAGGGTGACGGCCTGGCCATCAACGCCGGCGATCTCGCCCTGTCGCTTGTGACGGGCGCCGTAGTCCACGACCCGGCGCTCGATGATGCGACGAAGCTGCGCGTGCTCCAGGAGCTCGTGGACATGACCACGCGCACGATCGAGGGTCAGGCCCTCGATATCGGGTGGGCGCGCGATGGGCGTTTCGACCTCACCATCGACGACTACCTCCTGATGGCCAACCACAAGACCGCCTACTACTCGGGGGCGGTGCCGCTTGCCATCGGTGCCATCGTCGGTGGTGGCTCCCCGACGCAGGTCGAGGCGTTGCGCGCCTTCGGCATGGCGGCCGGCCTCGCGTTCCAGATTCAGGACGACACCCTGAACCTCGTGGGCAAGCGCGAATCGGTGGGCAAGGACTTCCGCAGCGACATCACCGAGGGCAAACGCACCCTCGTAGCCATCCATGCGCTCCAGAACTCACCGGACCGTGACCGATTGCTCGCCATACTGTCAGCGCGCGAGACTGACGAGGGCGTGCTTGAAGAAGCTGTGAGCATCATGCGAGGCGCAGGCTCGGTCGACTACGCGAACGACTACGCGCGGAATCTCGTCCTGGCGGCGCAGCGCGACCTTGATGCGGCGCTGTCGAAGAGCCGGGCGAAAGGGCTGCTGTTGTCGATGGCTGACTTCTTCATCAAGCGGGCCAGCTAG
- the fetB gene encoding iron export ABC transporter permease subunit FetB, whose amino-acid sequence MSGDTGVIVIGWTELALATLFMLFTGGLAMALQLGLTKSLWIATLRTYLQLLALGLVLNWVFAVDEPLIVFAIITVMTAVAAQAIVKRAPQAPRGTYLSAWFAMALPAFIITFAVTGLIIHVEPWYLPRYVIPIAGMIIGNSMNGIALALERSFADMDSRENEILALTALGATPWEAARESVRTALRAGMIPGINMLSTVGIVFIPGMMAGQVLAGADPLVAAPYQIVVMMMVATADVLGSTIVVLLTFRRRFTPEGIFLEKGLRPHAR is encoded by the coding sequence GTGAGCGGCGACACCGGCGTCATCGTCATCGGTTGGACCGAGCTCGCGCTGGCCACGCTGTTCATGCTGTTCACCGGCGGCCTGGCCATGGCGCTTCAGCTGGGGCTCACGAAGAGCCTGTGGATAGCCACGTTGCGCACCTACCTGCAGCTGCTCGCCCTGGGCCTTGTTCTCAACTGGGTCTTTGCCGTAGACGAACCCCTGATCGTGTTCGCCATCATTACCGTGATGACCGCGGTGGCCGCGCAGGCTATCGTGAAACGCGCGCCGCAGGCCCCGCGTGGCACCTACCTCAGCGCATGGTTCGCGATGGCGCTCCCCGCCTTCATCATCACCTTCGCGGTCACCGGGCTCATAATCCACGTCGAGCCGTGGTACCTGCCGCGCTACGTGATTCCCATCGCCGGCATGATCATCGGCAACTCGATGAACGGCATCGCGCTGGCCCTTGAGCGCTCGTTTGCCGACATGGACTCCCGCGAGAACGAGATTCTTGCCCTGACCGCCCTCGGTGCCACGCCGTGGGAGGCCGCGCGCGAATCGGTACGTACGGCGCTTCGGGCGGGCATGATTCCCGGTATCAACATGCTCTCGACGGTAGGTATCGTGTTCATCCCCGGGATGATGGCCGGGCAGGTGCTGGCAGGAGCGGACCCGCTTGTCGCGGCTCCCTATCAGATCGTCGTCATGATGATGGTTGCCACCGCCGACGTGCTCGGCTCCACGATCGTGGTGCTGCTCACGTTCCGTCGACGGTTCACACCCGAAGGCATCTTCCTTGAGAAGGGACTCAGGCCGCATGCTCGCTAA
- a CDS encoding ATP-binding cassette domain-containing protein: protein MDDVTVPARLEARNLTASLPGDGGPVRVFAGVSLHVAGGEIVDIAGPSGGGKTTLLRALARLLPDAGGAMLLDGEPSAAISAQRWRSLVALLPQKPAIAPADLATNLTLPWQLKVERVSPRPTASDLEEALAEVGLDSIPLDRDALRLSVGQQARVALLRVLLTKPLVLLLDEPDAALDPESADALALALTRVAATGTGILRVRHRTSDGLAARRLVLDSGVLTEVQP, encoded by the coding sequence ATGGACGACGTCACTGTTCCCGCGCGCCTCGAGGCCCGTAACCTGACCGCTTCGCTTCCGGGCGACGGCGGTCCGGTGCGCGTCTTCGCCGGCGTGAGCCTTCATGTCGCAGGCGGTGAGATCGTCGACATCGCCGGTCCAAGTGGCGGCGGCAAGACGACGCTCCTCAGGGCGCTCGCGCGGCTGCTTCCCGACGCGGGCGGCGCTATGCTGCTTGACGGGGAGCCCTCGGCAGCCATCAGCGCACAGCGCTGGCGATCGCTCGTGGCGCTGCTGCCCCAGAAGCCGGCCATCGCGCCCGCCGATCTTGCGACGAACCTGACCCTGCCTTGGCAGCTCAAGGTTGAGCGCGTCAGCCCACGGCCGACCGCATCCGATCTTGAAGAGGCGCTCGCCGAGGTCGGCCTCGATTCGATTCCGCTTGACCGGGACGCCCTGCGGCTGTCGGTTGGTCAGCAGGCACGGGTGGCTCTGCTGCGTGTCCTTCTGACGAAGCCGCTGGTGCTGCTTCTCGACGAGCCCGATGCGGCGCTCGATCCCGAAAGCGCCGATGCCCTCGCCCTCGCGCTCACGCGGGTCGCGGCCACCGGCACCGGGATACTGCGCGTCCGACACCGGACGAGCGACGGGCTTGCCGCGCGCAGACTCGTGCTTGACTCGGGCGTGCTGACCGAGGTGCAGCCGTGA
- a CDS encoding Ig-like domain-containing protein, producing the protein MKRVRILLILAVVCALALPAIPASAAVQIESAAFTSPTEGYIGGGYTTASGARVGLVSRTGDGGVTWRATRIPSAWVTDLDVAGSSLWAVASYSRYLWRSSDSAVTWARGSAATPLDSRLNATMRLANGRIVVGGSHAATVLTDNRPHGRVAFIGTTDNSGATWDRRYEGPLYFGSADSDLDPPTEAAFAGLAKSPSGTTLWAAGNEWARGGTSLTYKQRLVAKSTDGGSTWTLVPKLPLHSPQRIMTSVIAPSENTVFVFGENRQYLRTTDGGASWSALQLPALAGAREVNVRAADALDANHIVVAGDLKKTVTGPLTGMVAYTSDGGTTWTYHEFPDVPSLRAVSMGSATQWFVTGGNEVLLRTADGGATWTGQRGPSVPTVTMKSPVAKFTVKAAPVSISGTATDVGVGVTGVDVRIRRADAKHWNGASWVSSETWLSATTTDNWGTWSYEWMPDAATITSRMAVTVSVIALDGCGNRSAGKTVVSAGKVRAAVGTPGGVPSIAVRNRTYTVSGTLSPRHAIGSRPIRIVAQRWERKSNGTYAWTTRRNVSGAIGRDYRYRARMALPYAGKWRLYAYHPADTLHITSYSGYRSVTVR; encoded by the coding sequence ATGAAGAGAGTGCGCATTCTCCTGATACTGGCTGTCGTCTGTGCGCTGGCGCTGCCGGCGATACCGGCGTCAGCGGCGGTACAGATCGAGTCAGCCGCGTTCACGAGCCCGACTGAGGGCTACATCGGCGGCGGCTACACCACGGCTAGCGGTGCGCGCGTGGGGCTTGTCTCGCGGACTGGTGATGGCGGGGTCACGTGGCGCGCGACCCGTATCCCATCGGCCTGGGTCACGGACCTCGATGTTGCAGGCTCAAGCCTATGGGCGGTTGCGTCCTACTCGCGCTATCTGTGGCGAAGCTCCGACAGTGCCGTCACGTGGGCACGCGGGAGCGCGGCCACACCCCTCGACTCACGCCTCAACGCGACGATGCGACTTGCCAACGGGCGGATCGTCGTCGGAGGATCTCACGCAGCGACCGTGCTGACTGACAACAGGCCCCACGGGCGCGTCGCATTCATCGGGACGACCGACAACAGCGGCGCTACGTGGGACCGCCGCTATGAGGGCCCGCTCTACTTCGGCTCCGCCGACAGCGACCTCGACCCGCCCACTGAGGCCGCGTTCGCCGGGCTCGCAAAGAGTCCCTCCGGCACGACGCTGTGGGCCGCCGGAAACGAGTGGGCTAGGGGCGGCACCAGCCTTACGTACAAGCAGCGCCTCGTCGCCAAAAGCACCGATGGCGGCAGCACGTGGACGCTCGTGCCGAAGCTTCCCTTGCACAGCCCTCAGCGCATCATGACCAGCGTCATCGCGCCCTCGGAGAACACCGTGTTCGTCTTCGGTGAGAACCGTCAGTACCTGCGTACCACCGACGGAGGCGCTTCGTGGAGCGCGCTCCAGTTGCCCGCCCTGGCCGGCGCGCGCGAAGTCAACGTCCGCGCCGCCGACGCGCTCGACGCCAACCACATCGTGGTTGCCGGCGACCTCAAGAAGACCGTCACGGGCCCGCTCACCGGCATGGTGGCCTACACATCTGACGGCGGTACCACGTGGACGTATCACGAGTTCCCCGACGTGCCATCGCTACGCGCAGTCTCGATGGGCTCGGCGACACAGTGGTTCGTCACCGGCGGAAACGAGGTTCTCCTGCGGACCGCTGACGGTGGCGCGACATGGACGGGACAGCGGGGACCGAGTGTTCCGACCGTCACCATGAAATCGCCCGTCGCCAAGTTCACGGTGAAGGCCGCACCTGTCTCCATCTCGGGTACGGCGACCGACGTCGGCGTCGGCGTGACGGGCGTGGATGTGCGCATCAGGCGCGCGGACGCCAAGCACTGGAACGGCGCCTCTTGGGTATCGAGTGAGACGTGGCTTTCGGCCACCACCACCGACAATTGGGGCACGTGGTCGTACGAATGGATGCCTGACGCGGCCACGATAACCTCTCGGATGGCGGTCACGGTCAGCGTGATCGCGCTCGACGGGTGCGGCAACCGCTCAGCCGGCAAGACGGTCGTCTCGGCCGGCAAAGTCAGGGCCGCCGTCGGCACGCCGGGCGGGGTCCCCTCGATAGCTGTGCGCAACCGCACCTACACGGTGTCGGGCACCTTGTCTCCCCGCCACGCAATCGGTTCGCGCCCGATACGCATCGTCGCGCAACGCTGGGAGCGCAAGTCGAACGGCACGTACGCGTGGACCACGCGCAGAAATGTCAGCGGCGCCATAGGCCGCGACTACCGCTACCGGGCACGGATGGCGCTCCCGTACGCGGGTAAGTGGCGCCTGTATGCCTACCATCCGGCGGACACGCTCCACATCACAAGCTACAGCGGCTACCGCTCGGTCACCGTTCGCTGA
- a CDS encoding DUF523 domain-containing protein, with protein sequence MPEIITSKVALGISACIYNCPVRYNGHAFDALKLLGREKADFVWSPVCPECLAGLGVPRTPIHLTGTGQEVLAGTARVKDRRGHDRTEEVIEGSRAAIACLERAGVEAFIAKEASPTCGLYKARVGKRRTETSGGSGVFGALLLEKGWFLIPDSGLSNSLSWWDWRRRLHAWLWLSRRATDSPRDLYDAWHVLKFIVQETDRPFADTVGRRLAALPKHPAAEELAAIRADILDALRRPSTKPRIRAAAWKTYAHARKKGRLASVDTHGLDMTAPGERADVERVAAELVLMERVSFENDLLFGTSPVVRRDARRVAAQ encoded by the coding sequence GTGCCTGAGATCATCACGAGTAAGGTCGCACTAGGCATCAGTGCCTGCATCTACAACTGCCCGGTCCGCTACAACGGGCACGCATTCGATGCGCTCAAGCTGCTCGGGCGCGAGAAGGCGGACTTCGTCTGGTCGCCTGTTTGCCCCGAGTGCCTCGCGGGCCTTGGCGTTCCCCGGACACCGATTCATCTCACGGGAACCGGCCAGGAAGTCCTCGCTGGCACTGCCCGGGTGAAGGATCGGCGAGGGCACGACCGTACCGAGGAGGTCATCGAGGGGAGCCGCGCGGCGATCGCCTGCCTCGAGCGTGCGGGCGTCGAAGCGTTCATCGCCAAAGAGGCCTCGCCCACGTGCGGACTGTACAAAGCCCGGGTGGGAAAGCGCAGGACTGAGACCAGCGGCGGTTCGGGCGTGTTCGGCGCGCTCCTGCTTGAGAAGGGGTGGTTCCTCATCCCCGACTCGGGACTCTCGAACTCGTTGTCTTGGTGGGACTGGCGTCGCCGTCTACATGCGTGGCTGTGGCTCAGCCGTCGCGCCACGGACAGCCCCCGTGATCTCTACGACGCGTGGCATGTCCTCAAGTTCATCGTGCAAGAGACCGACCGCCCCTTCGCCGATACCGTTGGGCGGAGGTTGGCCGCGCTACCCAAGCATCCGGCCGCCGAGGAGCTGGCGGCGATTCGCGCTGACATCCTCGACGCGCTGCGCCGACCTTCGACAAAACCCCGCATTCGGGCAGCGGCTTGGAAGACCTACGCCCATGCGCGTAAGAAGGGGCGGCTTGCGAGCGTCGATACGCATGGACTGGATATGACGGCGCCCGGAGAGCGCGCTGATGTTGAGCGTGTTGCCGCGGAACTGGTACTCATGGAGCGCGTGAGTTTCGAGAACGACCTGCTCTTCGGTACCTCGCCCGTGGTCCGGCGGGACGCACGGCGGGTGGCCGCGCAGTGA